One window of the Rosa rugosa chromosome 3, drRosRugo1.1, whole genome shotgun sequence genome contains the following:
- the LOC133735633 gene encoding tubulin beta chain-like codes for MREILHIQGGQCGNQIGSKFWEVICDEHGVDPTGRYKGDGSSDLQLERINVYYNEASGGRYVPRAVLMDLEPGTMDSIRSGPFGQIFRPDNFVFGQSGAGNNWAKGHYTEGAELIDSVLDVVRKEAENCDCLQGFQVCHSLGGGTGSGMGTLLISKIREEYPDRMMLTFSVFPSPKVSDTVVEPYNATLSVHQLVENADECMVLDNEALYDICFRTLKLSTPSFGDLNHLISATMSGVTCCLRFPGQLNSDLRKLAVNLIPFPRLHFFMVGFAPLTSRGSQQYISLTVPELTQQMWDAKNMMCAADPRHGRYLTASAMFRGKMSTKEVDEQMINVQNKNSSYFVEWIPHNVKSSVCDIPPLGLKMASTFVGNSTSIQEMFRRVSEQFTAMFRRKAFLHWYTGEGMDEMEFTEAESNMNDLVAEYQQYQDATVEDEGEYEEDGVEGEYED; via the exons ATGAGAGAGATCCTCCACATCCAGGGCGGCCAATGCGGCAACCAAATCGGCTCCAAGTTCTGGGAGGTCATCTGCGACGAGCACGGCGTCGACCCCACCGGACGCTACAAGGGCGATGGCTCCTCCGATCTCCAGCTCGAGAGGATCAACGTCTATTACAATGAGGCCTCCGGCGGCAGGTACGTCCCCCGCGCCGTGCTTATGGATCTTGAGCCCGGAACCATGGACAGCATCAGATCCGGCCCCTTCGGACAGATCTTCCGCCCCGATAACTTCGTCTTCGGACAGTCCGGCGCCGGTAATAATTGGGCCAAAGGTCACTATACCGAAGGAGCTGAGCTGATCGATTCCGTTCTCGATGTTGTTCGCAAGGAGGCGGAGAACTGCGATTGCCTTCAAG GTTTCCAGGTGTGCCACTCACTTGGAGGAGGAACTGGTTCTGGCATGGGAACCCTTCTGATATCGAAGATCAGAGAGGAATACCCTGACAGGATGATGCTTACATTCTCTGTGTTCCCATCTCCAAAGGTCTCGGACACTGTTGTGGAGCCATACAATGCCACTCTTTCAGTCCACCAGTTGGTAGAGAATGCTGATGAATGCATGGTTCTAGATAACGAGGCTCTTTATGACATTTGCTTCAGAACCTTAAAACTCAGTACCCCAAGCT TTGGTGACCTGAACCATTTGATATCTGCAACTATGAGTGGTGTTACTTGCTGCCTAAGGTTCCCTGGTCAGCTGAACTCTGATCTCCGGAAGCTGGCTGTCAATCTCATTCCATTCCCACGTCTTCACTTCTTCATGGTTGGGTTCGCCCCACTCACATCTCGCGGTTCCCAGCAGTACATCTCCCTCACCGTGCCAGAGCTGACTCAGCAAATGTGGGATGCCAAGAACATGATGTGTGCTGCTGACCCTCGCCACGGAAGGTACCTGACAGCCTCGGCCATGTTCAGGGGTAAGATGAGCACCAAAGAGGTGGACGAACAGATGATCAATGTGCAGAACAAGAACTCTTCCTACTTTGTTGAGTGGATTCCTCACAATGTGAAGTCCAGCGTGTGCGACATCCCTCCCCTGGGATTGAAAATGGCATCAACCTTTGTTGGTAACTCTACCTCAATCCAGGAGATGTTCAGGAGAGTGAGCGAGCAGTTCACAGCCATGTTCAGGCGCAAGGCCTTTTTGCATTGGTATACCGGAGAAGGTATGGACGAGATGGAGTTCACCGAAGCTGAGAGTAACATGA